A single genomic interval of Sphingobacteriales bacterium harbors:
- a CDS encoding VCBS repeat-containing protein, producing the protein MSSVDWRLYFGLGKASKIDNVEVVWPDGKKQILANVPINQLTILKQAEAQKSTSPPSNAPSPLFEDITASSKLQFKHIENSFNDFKVQPLLPHMLSSRGPALAADDVNNDGLDDVYIGGANEQIGVLFIQKPDGTFAKSSSKAFANDTKYEDQDALFFDADGDKDLDLYVVTGSSEIAEVSPRHTDRLYTNDGKGNFTFSTNSLPPMDTPKSCAKAADYDMDGDLDLFVAGLCIPGKYPLAPQNYLLKNNGKGQFSDVIKDVLPDLQFVGMIRDLVWTDFNSDKTPDLFLVGEWMNLTLYMNQGNGKYASIAAKPGWWNSIEQGDFDGDGDLDFIVGNSGTNNRFKSNNQQPLQMYINDFDDSGTIDPLLTLYLGENSYPFHSRDEYIDQMPSLKGKFLRYRDFATKRLEDIFKPEQLQKAMVLQATTLQSAYIENKGNGQIGVRPLENALQMAPLNDMVVSDFNADGVLDIVAVGNSFAPDAEIGQYDAAIGWYLQGDGTGNFANIASRNSGFYAPGDCRKIVAVRTPNKGISLVIARNNDKAQVVKVKAQRVQ; encoded by the coding sequence ATGTCGTCGGTTGACTGGCGTTTGTATTTTGGATTGGGCAAGGCCAGTAAAATTGACAACGTTGAAGTAGTTTGGCCCGATGGAAAAAAACAAATTTTAGCAAATGTGCCCATTAACCAGCTAACCATTTTAAAACAGGCTGAAGCGCAGAAAAGCACTTCGCCCCCCTCAAATGCCCCTTCACCCTTGTTTGAAGATATTACCGCCAGCAGCAAACTACAATTTAAACACATCGAAAATTCATTTAACGATTTTAAAGTACAGCCCTTATTGCCGCACATGCTGTCGAGCCGTGGACCTGCATTGGCGGCGGACGATGTAAATAATGACGGCCTCGACGATGTGTATATTGGCGGCGCAAATGAACAAATAGGGGTTTTATTTATACAAAAGCCGGATGGCACCTTTGCCAAAAGTTCTAGCAAAGCCTTTGCCAATGATACCAAATACGAAGACCAAGATGCTTTGTTTTTTGATGCCGATGGCGATAAAGACCTCGACCTTTACGTAGTAACCGGAAGCAGTGAAATTGCCGAGGTTAGCCCACGCCATACCGACAGACTTTACACCAACGACGGCAAGGGCAATTTTACTTTTAGTACCAACTCGTTGCCACCTATGGACACCCCAAAAAGTTGCGCCAAAGCTGCCGATTATGACATGGACGGCGATTTAGACTTGTTTGTAGCTGGCTTGTGTATTCCCGGAAAATACCCGCTTGCGCCACAAAACTATCTACTTAAAAACAACGGAAAGGGCCAATTTAGCGATGTTATCAAAGATGTACTGCCCGATTTACAGTTCGTTGGCATGATACGCGACTTGGTTTGGACAGACTTTAACAGCGACAAAACCCCCGATCTTTTTTTAGTAGGCGAATGGATGAACTTAACTTTATACATGAACCAGGGCAACGGTAAATATGCTAGTATAGCCGCCAAACCAGGTTGGTGGAACAGTATTGAACAAGGCGATTTTGACGGAGATGGCGACCTCGATTTTATAGTCGGTAATTCGGGCACAAATAACCGCTTTAAATCTAACAATCAACAACCACTACAAATGTATATTAACGATTTTGACGACTCGGGAACTATTGATCCTTTGCTTACTTTGTATTTGGGCGAAAACAGCTACCCTTTCCACTCGCGCGATGAATATATAGACCAAATGCCCTCGCTTAAAGGCAAGTTTTTACGCTATCGCGATTTTGCCACTAAACGGCTCGAAGATATTTTTAAACCCGAACAACTACAAAAAGCAATGGTATTACAAGCCACCACCCTGCAAAGCGCTTATATTGAAAACAAAGGCAACGGGCAAATTGGGGTAAGGCCACTTGAAAATGCCTTACAAATGGCACCACTAAACGATATGGTTGTTTCTGATTTTAATGCCGACGGTGTTTTGGATATAGTTGCCGTAGGCAATTCGTTTGCACCCGATGCCGAAATTGGCCAGTACGATGCCGCTATTGGCTGGTATTTACAAGGCGATGGCACGGGCAATTTTGCCAATATTGCCAGCCGAAACTCAGGGTTTTATGCACCCGGCGACTGCCGTAAAATAGTGGCAGTTCGCACCCCAAATAAGGGCATATCTTTAGTAATTGCACGCAATAACGACAAGGCACAAGTAGTAAAGGTAAAAGCTCAAAGAGTACAATAA
- a CDS encoding VCBS repeat-containing protein, giving the protein MFCFHRQPFVLPTTTVANIYNLIIIMAIILALCLLSGCTSNKNKEENPETAATTAIPSGEKLFTLLPASHTGVEFNNQNIEDTENNIFLYEYFHNGSGIGAGDFNNDGLQDLYFASNQNPDKLYLNKGNLQFTDITQAAGIKDEGWSTGVTVVDLNNDGWLDIYVCRAGAPHNHPPALRVNLFYLNTGKPQNGQPVFEEKAADYGIADPSFSTQAVFLDYDLDGDLDLYVANHPVEWYEKVSYRYEEKIKRYNEYTSAHLFRNNGPNQKFTDVSKEAGILAAAFNLSCTIFDVNDDKYPDIYVTNDYLIPDFLWVNNKKGGFTNQIEQYFPHISTFAMGADIADYNNDGLSDIAVTDMMAEDLERWKTHEPASNYDRLMIHKQYGYHYQYKRNTLQLNNGPGKQFSEIGQLAGMAYTDWSWAILFADYDLDGWKDLYITNGYRRDIDDWDFKQYLLPEMAKKASGMNKIDTMALLQSAPEIKIANYAYKNNGDLSFTKSSDNWGVNQPSFSNGAVYVDLDNDGDLEIITSNINENCFIYRNNSRELDLGNYVTFSLQPNQANNGILTTVTVTVNNITQTPVFYPYPRLHVVG; this is encoded by the coding sequence ATGTTTTGCTTCCATCGCCAGCCCTTTGTTTTGCCCACAACAACAGTTGCCAATATATATAACCTTATAATAATTATGGCGATTATATTGGCATTATGCTTATTATCCGGATGCACATCGAACAAAAACAAAGAGGAAAATCCGGAAACTGCGGCTACCACCGCCATTCCATCCGGAGAGAAATTATTTACCTTACTACCAGCCTCGCATACAGGTGTCGAGTTTAACAATCAAAATATAGAAGATACCGAAAATAATATTTTTCTTTACGAGTATTTCCACAACGGGTCGGGTATAGGTGCAGGCGATTTTAACAACGATGGCTTACAAGATTTGTATTTTGCCAGCAACCAAAACCCCGACAAATTATACCTTAATAAGGGCAATTTGCAATTTACCGACATAACTCAAGCTGCCGGTATTAAAGACGAAGGCTGGAGCACCGGAGTTACCGTTGTTGACCTTAATAACGACGGATGGTTAGATATTTACGTGTGCCGGGCAGGGGCACCACATAACCACCCACCTGCCTTGCGCGTCAATTTATTTTACCTAAACACCGGAAAACCCCAAAATGGGCAGCCTGTATTTGAAGAAAAAGCTGCCGATTATGGTATTGCCGACCCCTCGTTTAGCACGCAAGCCGTTTTTTTAGACTACGACTTAGACGGCGACCTCGATTTGTACGTGGCCAACCATCCGGTTGAGTGGTATGAAAAAGTGAGCTACCGGTACGAGGAAAAAATAAAACGATACAACGAGTACACCTCCGCACATTTATTCCGGAACAACGGCCCCAACCAAAAATTTACAGATGTAAGCAAAGAAGCCGGCATTTTAGCAGCCGCTTTTAACCTTAGCTGTACTATATTTGATGTAAACGACGATAAATATCCGGATATATATGTAACAAACGACTATCTTATTCCGGATTTTTTATGGGTCAATAATAAAAAAGGAGGGTTTACCAATCAAATTGAACAATATTTTCCACATATAAGTACTTTTGCTATGGGTGCAGATATTGCCGACTACAATAACGACGGCCTTAGCGATATAGCCGTTACCGATATGATGGCCGAAGATTTAGAGCGATGGAAAACCCACGAACCAGCCTCGAACTATGACCGACTTATGATACACAAACAATATGGTTACCATTATCAATACAAACGCAATACCTTGCAGCTAAACAACGGCCCCGGCAAACAATTTAGCGAAATAGGCCAATTGGCTGGCATGGCTTATACCGACTGGAGTTGGGCTATTTTGTTTGCTGATTATGACCTTGACGGTTGGAAAGACCTATACATAACTAATGGCTACCGCCGCGATATAGATGACTGGGACTTTAAACAATACCTATTGCCCGAAATGGCAAAAAAAGCCAGCGGTATGAACAAAATTGACACCATGGCTTTGCTGCAAAGTGCTCCCGAAATTAAAATTGCCAACTATGCCTATAAAAACAACGGCGACCTTAGCTTTACAAAATCAAGCGACAACTGGGGCGTTAACCAACCCTCATTTTCAAACGGCGCGGTCTATGTTGACTTAGACAATGATGGCGATTTAGAAATCATAACTTCTAATATAAATGAAAATTGCTTTATATACCGCAATAATTCGCGCGAACTTGACTTGGGCAATTATGTTACCTTTTCGCTACAACCAAACCAAGCCAATAACGGCATTTTAACTACCGTTACCGTAACAGTAAATAATATAACACAAACCCCAGTTTTTTACCCCTACCCGCGGCTACATGTCGTCGGTTGA
- a CDS encoding IS5 family transposase encodes MKTYPSSLTDSQWSAILGILDDKRKRKHSLREIFNALFYLLKTGCQWRMLPFHFPSWKLVYYYFTKWKKDGTIELIHEILRDKTRKQAGRASSPSVGIIDSQSVKTTSVGGLCRGIDGGKKVKGRKRHIIVDTMGLLLAVVVHAANEHDSKSAPMVIADLRGRFCRLVKIVADGGYRGELIENTRKTFGWVVEVVSRSNTASKFEVLPKRWIVERTFAWLESYRRLSKDFEFQTETSQTMIQLAMIKLMLNRIRK; translated from the coding sequence ATGAAAACCTACCCAAGCAGTCTCACCGATAGTCAATGGAGTGCAATATTAGGCATTTTAGACGACAAACGGAAACGAAAACACAGTTTAAGAGAAATTTTTAATGCGCTGTTCTATTTGCTTAAAACTGGCTGTCAATGGCGCATGCTGCCGTTCCATTTTCCGTCATGGAAGCTTGTTTACTACTATTTTACCAAGTGGAAGAAGGATGGGACGATAGAACTCATCCATGAAATACTCAGGGATAAGACTCGAAAGCAAGCAGGCAGGGCTTCATCGCCAAGTGTTGGTATAATTGATAGCCAGAGCGTAAAGACAACAAGCGTCGGAGGCTTGTGCAGAGGGATTGACGGGGGTAAAAAAGTTAAAGGCAGAAAGCGGCATATTATTGTAGATACAATGGGACTACTTTTAGCGGTTGTGGTTCATGCGGCAAATGAGCATGACAGTAAATCAGCCCCAATGGTTATAGCTGACCTCAGAGGCAGGTTTTGCAGATTGGTAAAGATAGTAGCTGATGGCGGGTATAGAGGCGAGTTAATTGAAAATACCCGCAAAACGTTTGGGTGGGTGGTTGAGGTTGTAAGTAGATCGAATACAGCCTCGAAATTCGAAGTATTGCCAAAAAGATGGATTGTTGAAAGAACTTTTGCATGGCTCGAAAGCTATCGAAGATTGAGTAAAGACTTTGAGTTCCAAACCGAAACGAGCCAGACAATGATCCAACTTGCCATGATAAAATTGATGCTTAATAGAATTAGAAAATAA
- a CDS encoding class I SAM-dependent methyltransferase has translation MKKWKLKAIVQKTISYLPLTHHINYFFQKYVTKGVNLSTAYFYDRLGHAKAHIKGFQNYAANNPTPKVCLEVGTGWYPIVPISLFLIGAEKIYSVDISFLTSKERIQTTLEKFIACHKAGQLKNYIDFLPNRFELLTNLLLNYDSFTLDEVLQQLNIAYLIEDARNLSLANNSVDLINSNNTFEHIYPDILIPILKEFKRIVKKQSGVMSHFIDMSDHFAHFDKSITIYNFLQFSDNQWKWIDNSIQPQSRMRIYDYKKIYADLNIPISEETFRQGNLNELTSIKLADKFTIRPLEEVAISHCHFISAMQ, from the coding sequence ATGAAAAAATGGAAACTAAAGGCCATTGTTCAAAAGACTATCTCTTATTTGCCGTTAACTCATCATATAAATTATTTTTTTCAGAAGTATGTTACAAAGGGCGTAAACCTATCAACAGCGTATTTTTATGACAGGCTTGGACACGCTAAGGCCCACATCAAAGGTTTTCAAAACTATGCTGCAAATAACCCAACTCCTAAGGTTTGCTTAGAGGTTGGAACAGGATGGTATCCGATTGTGCCAATAAGCTTATTTTTGATAGGTGCCGAAAAAATTTATTCGGTTGATATTTCATTTTTAACTTCAAAGGAAAGAATACAAACTACCTTAGAAAAGTTTATTGCCTGCCATAAAGCAGGGCAACTAAAAAATTATATTGACTTTTTGCCAAATAGATTTGAACTGCTTACTAATCTGCTTTTGAATTATGACAGTTTTACGTTAGATGAAGTACTACAACAACTAAATATTGCTTATCTTATTGAAGATGCCAGAAATCTTTCCTTGGCCAACAACTCTGTTGACCTGATTAATTCAAACAATACATTTGAGCATATTTATCCGGATATATTAATTCCAATTCTAAAAGAGTTCAAAAGAATAGTTAAAAAACAATCGGGGGTAATGTCGCATTTTATTGATATGTCTGACCATTTTGCCCACTTTGACAAGTCTATTACTATTTATAATTTTCTTCAGTTTTCAGACAATCAATGGAAATGGATTGACAACTCTATTCAACCACAAAGTAGGATGAGAATTTACGACTACAAAAAAATATATGCTGATTTGAATATTCCTATTTCAGAAGAAACGTTCAGACAAGGAAATTTAAACGAGCTTACATCCATTAAACTTGCAGACAAATTTACAATAAGGCCGCTCGAAGAAGTTGCAATTAGCCATTGCCACTTTATTAGCGCAATGCAATAG
- a CDS encoding glutamate--tRNA ligase, producing MQQQRGVRTRYAPSPTGFQHIGGIRTALYCYLFTRKMGGQFILRIEDTDQSRTVPGVEDYIVEALNWCQITCDEGVHLPGGPCEPYRQSERKAIYAQYAQQLINTGHAYYAFDTEADLDEMRQRLANAKADQQHYTRETMTNSLTLPPHEVAQRLANNQPFVIRLKVPKNTQVLVNDLVRGEVVVHSSEIDDAILLKSDGMPTYHLANVVDDYLMGITHVIRGEEWLPSTPKHVLLYEAFGWKDKMPQFAHLPLLLKPDGNGKLSKRDGDRLGFPVFPLAWQHPLTPDSSTGYREMGFFPEAFVNMLAFLGWNPGTEQEIFSMDELVAAFSLENVSKSGAKFSFDKAKWFNEQYLRAKNPDELAAFAAPFAPEKFKTVNTDYLTSAFALMKERLTFAPQIFTEAAYLFEPPQNYDMATVAKKWKPELSPAFAQLIAEFANIENTGFTASNLEQTTKSLMAAQSLKPGDLLPLLRIALTGTTAGPAVFDTAALLGQTETTSRLITGLALFENSK from the coding sequence ATGCAGCAGCAAAGAGGTGTTCGCACGCGCTACGCGCCCAGTCCAACTGGTTTTCAGCATATTGGAGGCATTCGCACAGCCTTGTATTGTTATTTGTTTACCCGCAAAATGGGTGGGCAATTTATTTTACGTATTGAAGATACTGACCAAAGCCGCACCGTGCCCGGCGTAGAAGACTATATTGTTGAAGCCCTAAACTGGTGCCAAATTACTTGCGACGAAGGCGTACATTTGCCCGGAGGCCCCTGCGAACCTTACCGCCAAAGCGAACGTAAAGCCATATATGCCCAATATGCCCAACAACTAATTAATACTGGCCACGCTTACTACGCCTTCGATACCGAAGCCGACCTCGATGAGATGCGACAACGTTTGGCCAATGCCAAGGCCGACCAGCAGCACTATACGCGCGAAACCATGACTAACTCGCTAACGCTACCCCCCCATGAAGTAGCCCAGCGCCTGGCCAATAACCAACCTTTTGTAATACGGCTTAAAGTACCAAAAAACACGCAGGTATTGGTAAACGACTTGGTACGGGGTGAGGTTGTTGTACACAGCAGCGAAATTGACGATGCCATTCTACTAAAATCGGATGGAATGCCCACTTACCACTTAGCTAATGTAGTGGACGACTACCTAATGGGCATCACGCACGTGATTAGAGGCGAAGAATGGCTGCCCAGCACGCCTAAACACGTTTTATTGTACGAGGCTTTTGGCTGGAAAGATAAAATGCCCCAATTTGCCCATTTACCCCTACTACTTAAACCCGACGGAAACGGTAAACTAAGTAAACGAGACGGCGACAGGTTAGGATTTCCGGTATTTCCGTTGGCATGGCAACACCCACTAACCCCCGACAGCTCGACAGGCTACCGCGAAATGGGATTTTTTCCGGAGGCATTTGTAAACATGTTGGCCTTTTTAGGCTGGAATCCCGGCACCGAACAAGAAATTTTTTCTATGGACGAGTTAGTTGCCGCTTTTTCGTTAGAAAACGTCAGCAAATCAGGGGCTAAATTTAGTTTCGATAAAGCTAAATGGTTTAACGAGCAGTATTTACGCGCCAAAAATCCGGATGAATTAGCCGCCTTTGCCGCACCATTCGCTCCCGAGAAATTTAAGACTGTAAATACCGACTACCTTACGTCGGCTTTTGCACTAATGAAAGAACGGCTAACCTTTGCCCCTCAAATTTTTACCGAGGCCGCCTATTTATTTGAACCGCCCCAAAATTATGATATGGCAACGGTTGCAAAAAAGTGGAAACCCGAATTAAGCCCTGCTTTTGCCCAATTGATTGCCGAGTTTGCCAATATTGAAAATACCGGATTTACTGCCTCGAACCTCGAACAAACCACTAAAAGCCTAATGGCTGCCCAAAGCCTTAAACCCGGCGACCTATTACCTTTGTTGCGCATAGCCCTTACCGGCACCACCGCAGGCCCCGCCGTTTTTGATACTGCTGCCCTGCTTGGTCAAACCGAAACTACCAGCCGGCTTATAACCGGCTTAGCTTTGTTTGAAAACAGTAAATAA